In Streptomyces sp. TLI_146, the genomic stretch CAGGTGATACCGCCGAGCCCTCGGCATCCCCCTCGGTCGACCTCGGCGACGGTACGGGCAGCGGGAACGGCGGCGCGAGCGGCGGCGACGGGTACAACGACGGGATCAAACCGGGCGAGGCGCGTGTCTGGGTGCGCGAGAACGAGACGCAGCTGACCTCGGCGGGCGCCATGCAGTACGGCCCGTGGCGGCTCGGTGACATCGTGGCCAGGGCCATGTACAAGGAGGTCACCGGGCACGCGGTGGCCGACGGCGCGGTGAAGTGGAGCGTGGCCCTGGAGACACCCCTGTGCGGCGCCGGGCACACCCCGACCGCCCACGGCAAGCTGGTGGTCGCCACGCTGGAGAACAACACCAAGCGCGCCCATTGCAAATACCTCCAGCAGATCGATCTGGCCACGGGCAAGGTGGGCTGGAAGGTCGAGGTGCCGCAGGAGAGCGCGTTCGACACCACCAACGAGTTCCGGTTCGCGATCACCGGCGACACCGTCGCCGTCGGCCACAGCGCCTACGCCAGTGGATTCTCGGCCGTCGACGGCAAGAAGATCTTCGGCACGTGGAAGACCAACGGTTGCAGCCCGTACACCATCGGCGGCGGCAGCAGGCTGGTCGGTGTGGCTCTGTGCCCGTCCCCCGCCGGATCCACCAAGTCGCAGCAGCTGATCGAGGAACTCGACCCGGCCACCGGCAAGTCCAAGTGGAACTACAAATACCCCTTGGGGTGGACCGTCGGCCGGGTCTACTCCACCGACCCGTTGATCGTGGCCGCCCACAACAGCGACACCAAGGCGTGGAGCATCACGTCGTTCGCGCCGGACGGCAAGGTCCGCTGGCAGGTCGAGCCGAAGTTCAAGGTCACCGGCGCGTGCGACGGCTTCGGCGACGGCAGCGGAGACCTCCACGCCTGCACCTTCTCCGCGAACGACGCGGCCACCCTCTACCTCGGCACCGCGGGTTCGGGCGGGGCCGTGCTGGGCGAGCCGGAGACCAATGAGGTGGTCGCCATCGACCTCGCCACCGGCAAGGAGAAGTGGCGTACGAAGGCCTCCCGCGGCCGTGCCATGCGGCCGGTGGCGGTCGAGGGCGGCAAGGCCGTGGTGTACATCCACCCCGGGACGGCCCCGGACAACTCCGCCGCCGCCGTCGCCACCATCGCGGCGACCGGCGGCGCCCCCCAGGTCGTCCTGCAGACCCCGGCAGCGGCGGCCGCCACCGAACGGGCCTTCTTCCTCACCCCCCGTATGGCCTGGTCCGACGGCCGTTTCTTCCTGCTCAACGGCCGTGTCCTGAGCCCCACGCCGCAGCGGAAGGACCGCACGCTCCTGTCCTTCGGCAAGTGACGACACGGGTGTGGCACCCGGGAGCAGCTTCCGGGTGTCACACCCCGGCGCCGGTCACCAACCCGCCATCTGCTCCCGGAACTTGGGGCACCGGACGATGTCCTCTTCGCTGCACTTCACGGCATGGGTGAGGAGCTGGTGGGCGTGGTCGAGGTCGACCATGCGCTGCTCGATCTCGGTGATCTTGGCGCGGATCATCGCCTCCCGGCGCGGCTGGTCCCGCTGGAGCTCCCTGATCTCGGCGTGGGTCAGCCCGGCCTGCTGGCACTTGCGCAGTACCGTGATCCGCTCGGCGGCCTCCGGCGGATAGCGCCGCTGCCCGCTCTCCCGCTCGGGCGCGGGCAGCAGGCCGTGGCGCTCCCAGTACCGGATGGCCGAAGCGGGCACTCCGGTGACCTCGGCGAGTCGGCCGATCGTCATACGCACGTTTCGCTCCCCTTGTTGCCGCTCGGCGGTCGCGGTCGCTCCCGGCATTTGACTTGAACCTTAGTTCAAGTTGGACAGTGGTTCGCACGTGGACAGCGGCGAACGAGCGACCGCTGGCAGCACACTTGGGAGATGCCGGTATGAGCGACACGTATGTGGTGAAAGAGCGGGCCGACCAACTGGTGGAAGCCGCGGAGAAGCTCTTCGCGGCCGGGGTGATGTCCCACTCCGGGCACGCCAACCTGAGCGCCAGGCTCGACGGCGAACGCCTCCTGCTGACGCCGGGGTTCGTCCACGGCCTGCGGCCCGAGCAACTGGCGACCGTCGGCTTCGACGGGCAGGTCCTGGAGGGCGAACTCCAGTCCGTCAGCGCCGAGATCATCGCCATGCACAGCGCCGTGTACAAGGCGCGCCCCCAGGTCGGTGCGATCATCCACACCCACTCGCCCTCCGCGACCGCCTTCGCCGTGGCCCACCGGCCGCTGCCCTGCCGTACGGAGCCGATGCTGCGCTTCGGGCAGGCCGAGGACGTCCCGGTGGTGCCCTGGGGGCCTCGCGGTTCGGATGTGTCCGTGCGCGGTATCGCCGCCGTACTGGAGCGGCGCCCGACGACGTCCGCGGTCCTGCTGGCCAACCACGGCCTCCTGGTGTTCGGCCCGGATTCGGCGGCCACCGCCCACCTCGTGGTGGCGATCGAGGAGAGCGCCGAGGCCGAGATCGCCGCGGCCGCGATCGGCGGCGCCGTGGACTTCCCGCCGGGCGCCCAGGAGGCCGTGCGCGCCGCGATCGCGAAGGCCACGGCATGAGCGACGACACCCTCGCCTCCCGTACGGAGGCCGTACGGGACCGCTACCGCTCCACCCTCGGGGCCGTTCCGAGCGGGGTGGAGGAACGGCTGCGCCTGGCCCAGGAGTTCGGCCGGCTCCCGACCGAAGAGGCCGTCGCGGCGCTGCGGCACATCGTGCTGACGGACAACCCGCTGGGGGCGCGGGTGCAGCAGCTCGTCCACTTCGGACAGCTGCTGGCCCTGGGCAGGGCCCACCCTGCCCGCATCCATGCCCGGGGCGCCCTCCACGCCGGAGCCGGTATCGCCGACCTCATAGGCGTCGCCGAGACGGCGCTCATCACCGCGGGCGTGCCCGCGTACGCACTCGGCACCGAGATCATCGCCGAACTCCTGCCACCCGAGGAGGGTGCCGAAGTCCTGTAGTCCGACGGGCCCGGTTGTCCCGAAGGCGTCAGACAAGCAGGCACGTGACGTCCACCCGCTCGGCGGCGAACGTGATCAGCGGGTGCCGTTCGGTGTCCAGGAACTTCGCCGACCGTACGTCGGCGTCCCGGTGGGCGTTGCCGGTGCTGAAGCTCGCCGCCACGATCAAGGGCTATGTGTCGCGCATGCTGGACAAACTCGACTGCACCGACCGGACACAGGCGGGCCTGCTGGCCCATGGCGCGGGGATCGTAGGACCGTAGCGGCCCCAGCGGACCGGGCCGTCAGGCCAGGTTGCGCTCCACCCGTGCGAGCAGCCGGGCGAGTTCGACCCGCTCGGGCTCGGTGAGGCCGGTCAGGGTGAGGTCCTCCAGTTCCTTCCAGGCATGGCTCACCTGGTCACGCAGTGCCTGCCCGGCGGCGGTGGGCTTCACGATGACGGCGCGGCGGTCGGTCTCGCTTCGCATGCGGCGGACGAAACCGGACTGTTCGAGCCGCTGCACCGCCCTCGTCACGGTCGAGGCATCGAGGCCGAGCAGCTCGATCAGCGCGCTCTGCGGCTGCGGGCCGTTGTCCCACAGATGCATCATCAGGAGTTCCTGCCCGGCATGCAGGCCCGAACTGCGCAGTAGGCGTTCGGCGGCGGCGCGATGCGAGCGGGCGACCCGGAAGATCGCATGGCTGGTGGTGTCGGTGTCGGCGTGCACGCATTGATTGTACGTGCAATGAAAGACCCCTCGGGCGACGGGCTGACCACGAACTTGCCTACACCACTTGCGGATTCATCATCACGAGCATTTACTTGGCCGTGCAAGCAAATGGCGATCAAGGGGAGTCCGCAGCCATGCGAGTGATCAGCGATACTGTGCGCGTGAACCAGCCCGGGGACCCGGGCCAGGTCCGGCTCGACCGGCAGGACGTCTGGGCCGGACTGCTGAGGAAGGCCGCGAACGCGGTGCCCTTCGTGGCCGGAATAGTCGAGTGCGCCGTTGTCGAGCGCAGCGAGAACGGCCTGGTCCGTGAGGTGGTCTTCCAGGGTGGCGAGCGCGTGCGGGAGAAGGTCGTCTTCGAGCCCGAGTGGCGGGTCGCCTTCCACCGCGCGGACGACCGCGTCCGCTGGGTGATCCACAACGACATCGGCGAGGACGAGGCCGGTGAACTGACGCTGACCTTCCGGGCCGAACTCGACCTGCACGACGACGCGGAGGAGGACCGGATCGCCGCGTCCATGCGGACCGGCTACCCGGCCGCCATGGGGACGACTCTGGCCCTCACCCGGGAAGCGGTCGCCGCCCGATCGGCTTGAGCGATGGCCGCCGCCCGGTGACCGCGCCGCCGCCGTGGCGACCGCCCGGACACCGGCTCACACAGGATCCGGCAGGTCCATCAGGGCGAGCTTGGCCGGGTCGACCACGGCCGTGATCTCCGTGATCCGGCTGTCGGTGACCGTGAACGCGAGGAGCGTGAGCGGGGTGCCGTCCTCGTGCCAGGAGAGGACCCCGGGGAGGCCGTCGACGACCACCGCGCATCCACGTACCGCCGCGGTGGACGACAGCCTCGCGCCGGCGGCGACCCTGGCGGCGCCGAGGGTGACGACCGCACCCGCGGGGGTGTCGACGGTCAGCTTCACTTCCGGGTCGAGCACCCGCAGCAGTCCCTCGAAGTCGCCGTCACGGGCCGCCGCGAGGAAGGCCTGGACCACCTCCCGCTGCTTGCGTCCGACGCCCGTCGGCCGCTCGGTCGCCCGCACCTTCCGGCGGGCGCGGCTGGCGAGCATCTTGGTCGCGTCGGTGGACTTGCCGAGGATCTGGCCGATCTCGGCGAAGGGCACCGCGAACAGGTCGTGCAGGACGAACGCCAGCCGTTCGCTGGGCCGGAGCGACTCCAGGACGACGAGGAGGGCGACCCCGACCGAGTCGGCGAGCACCACGTCGTCCTCGGGAGCGGGCCCGTCGTCGAGCGTCACCACGAAGTCGGAAAGACCGTCGTCGTACGACGCCTCGGGGCGTGTCTGGCGCGCCCGCAGGACGTCGAGGCTGATCCGGCTGACCACCGTGGTCAGCCAGCCGGTGAGGTTGTGGATGGTGGCCGCGTCCTGGCGGGAGAGCCGCAGCCATGCCTCCTGTACGACGTCCTCGGCGTCGGCGTGCGAGCCGAGCATGCGGTGGGCGACCGCGCGCAGCCGGTCCCGCTGGGACTCGAAGACCTCGGCCACCAGGTCCGTCGGGCTGGTGTCTGACATGTTGTTACCTTCCTCGGATCCGCTCCGTCATGGGTGATGACGAGCCCGGAAGGGCACACGTAACCGATGAGGGAGCGGGACCGATGGAAGCACGTATGAAGAGTGCCGGGAACCCGGATCTGACCACCGCGATCCAGCACCTGCACAAGGCGATTCACGCCGGTGGCGTCGATCCTCGCCTGCTGGCGCTGGTCCATCTGCGAGCCAGCCAGATCAACGGCTGCAGCCCGTGCGTCTTCGCCGGTGTGGACGCGGCGAAGAAAGCCGGGGAGACGGAGGAGCGGCTGCACAACGTGGTCGCCTGGCGCGAGACGCCGTTCTTCACCGACGAGGAGCGCGCGGCGCTCGAACTGACCGAGGCCGCCACCCGTATCCAGGACGGCGCGGCGGGTGTGACCGACGAGATATGGGACGCCGTGGCCGACCACTTCACGGAGGGGCAGTTGTCCGCGATCATCCTGGAGATCGCGATGACCAACTTCTTCAACCGGATCAACCGTACGACTCGGGAGCAGGCCGGTAAGACCTGGTGAGCGGGGTGGGACGCCAGCCGCCACCACCAGCCGCGACCGCCAGCCGCCATTCGCCAGGGCCTGGCCCGGCCCTGGTCGGATGGGCCGGCGTTTCAACCGAGTTCGCCCTCGCTCGCCGATCCCGGCCACGTGATCGCCCGACGTGTCCGGTCAGGTGTGACTGGCCGGGTGCTTCCGGAGGTGGGCCGGGGTCTGGCTGATGCGGACGAGGCGGTCGAAGTCGACTGCCGCGCCGCGCAGCAGCAGATCCACGATGTCGGCCGCGGACGGCCGGGCCGTCGTGGTGTCGCCCAGGAGCGCGCGTTGGTACACGGAGGCGGCGAGGAGGTCGACGAGAACGTGCGGGTCGACGTCCGGGCGCAAGTCACCGCGGCCGACGGCCTGTTCGACGGCCGCGGTGGCCGCCTGCCTGCTGGGCTGGACGAGCACCTCCATCAGCCGCTGGTGCAACTCCGGTACGCGGGCGCAGTCGGCGACCAGCGGCGCCAGGACGCCGCGGGGCAGCCGCTCGTGCAGCGCCTCGTCCAGCAGCCGCACGCTCTGCATCAGGTCGCAGCGGGTGCAGTTGTTGTCGGGCACGGGCGGGATGGCGAGGATCGAGGCGAGCGCGTCGATGAGCAGGTTCTGGCGCAACGGCCAGCGTCGGCGCATCGCCGCCTTGGTAGTCCCCGCCCGTGCGGCGACCGCCTCCAGGGCGAAGCCCGGGTAGCCGTCCGTGCGCAGGATCTCCAGCGTGGCGGCGAGGACGGCGGCGTCGATCGCCGGGTCGCGCGGGCGCCCGGCCGCACTCACTCGGCGTCCTCCGGGTACCAGCGCAGCTCGACGGTGTTGCCCTCCGGGTCCTGCACGTACACCGAGGTGGCGCTGCCTCGCGCGCCGAAGCGCGACACGGGGCCCTCCAGCACGGTCAACGTGCCCGCGTCGATGACCTGCTGCCAGTCGAGCGGGTCCACGACGAGGCAGATGTGGTCGACGTTCGACTCGCCGCGCGGGCGGTCGAACAGATCGATGATCATCGTGGGGCTGACCCGGACGGAGGGGAAGGGCACCTTGCCGGCCCGCCACTCTTCGACACGGACCGGCTCCAGGCCGAGGGGGCCGGTGTAGAAGTCAAGCGCGCGCTCGACGTCCTGGACGTTGAGGACGAGGTGGTCGAAGTCCTTGACGCGCAGCATGGTCGGAGCCTTTCGGTTGGTGGAGACCGGTTGCTATTTCGATTCGGTCCGGGTCGGATCGTAACAAGGGGAGGGGGTGATGGGGAAGGGGTGGCGGTGGCTCATCCGGCGTGTGGGGAGGGGTGGTTGGCGGGTTTGCCGGGCGCCGGAGCGCGCCCGCCCGACCGCCTCACCAGCCCGCGTTTGAACGTGTTCAACTCCTGCTCTAGGCTCAGGTCAACAGAGGGAAGGGAAGTCGATGAGGGTAGTCATTCCTGGTGGAACCGGGCAGGTCGGCGCTGTGCTGGACCGTGCTCTGACCGCCGCGGGCCATGAGGTCGTGATCCTCACCAGGCGGCCCGTACGCGAGCGCGAGGTCTACTGGGACGGTGAGAGCACGGGGCCGTGGACGCAGGAGATCGACGGCAGTGACGTGGTGATCAACCTGGCCGGGCGCAGTGTCAGCTGCCGCTACACCCCGGCCAACCTGCGGGCCATGATGGACTCGCGGGTGCGCTCGACGCGGGCCGTGGGCCGTGCGATCGAGGACGCCGCCAGGCCGCCCCGCCTCTGGCTGCAGATGAGCACCGCGACCATCTACGCCCACCGTTACGACGCGGCCCACGACGAGGCAACCGGTGTGATCGGCGGCGCCGAACCCGGCGTCCCGGGCTACTGGGGCTACAGCGTCGAGATCGCCAAGGCCTGGGAGCGGGCGCAGCAACAGGCCGACACCCCGCACACGCGCAAGGTCGCGCTGCGTTCCGCGATGGTGATGAGCCCGGACCGAGGCGGCGTCTTCGACGTGATGTCGTGGATGGTACGGCTCGGCCTCGGCGGGCCGGTGGCGGGCGGTGCGCAGTACGTGTCGTGGATCCACGAGTACGACTTCGTCCGCGCGGTCCGGTTCCTGGTCGACCGGGACGACATCTCCGGCCCGGTCAACCTCGCCGCGCCCGCCCCGCTTCCGCACCGCGCCTTCATGCGTGCCCTGCGCGCCGCCTGGAGAGTGCCGGTGCGCCTGCCCGCCACGAAGGGCATGGCCGAACTCGGCGCGTTCGCCCTGCGCTCGGACACCGAACTCCTGCTGAAGAGCCGCCGCGTCGTTCCCGGCCGCCTGCTCGACGCGGGCTTCACCTTCGACCACGGTGAGTGGCCGGACGCGGCGCGGGAACTGGCCGGGCGCCGACGTCGGCGTCAGAGCCCCGCCGTGGACGCGGATTCACGTCCGGCCCGGTCGAGCGTGCGGTGAGGCGGTCCCGTCCGGTCGATGAGCGGCCTGACGACGAGGAGTTGTGCGGCGGCCAGAGCCAGGGCAAGGCTTGCCGTGGCCGCCCATAGGGTCGTCACTCCGGTGTGTTCGAGTATTTGCGTGGCGGTGACGGGGGCGGCGGTGGTCGCGATGCCCCAGCTGATGCCGTACGCGGCGAGGTAGCGGTCGGTGGCGCCGGGCGGCGCCAGATCGGCGACGACGCTGATGGCGCGGCCCAGGATGACGACGTCGCCCAGGCTCCACACGGCGGTCGCGATCAGGAACGCGGGGAGGGTGTGCGCGAACGCGTACCCGGCCAGGCCGATCGCCAGCAGGGCGTAACCGAGGGCGAGGGCCGCGGGGGCGGCGAGGGTGGTGAGACGGCGCAGGCGCAGAGCCGGTTGGGCCACCACGACGGTCACGGCCGACGCGGTGAACAGCAGCCCGGCGTCGGCGGCCTCGTGGCCGCGCCGGTCCAGGGTGAGCGGCAGCGCCATGACGATCTGCATGGAGATGAGCGCGAACGCCGTGCCGGACGTGAACATCGCCCACAGCGCGCGGTCACGCCACGGGCCGGCCGGGGCGCCAGGTTCGCGGTGCCGGGCAGCGGGAGTACGGTCCGCCGCCGCTCGGCGCGTGTGGTCGGCGGGCAGCGCGATCCACAGTGCCAGCGCGCACGCCAGACAGGTGAGCGCGTCGACGACGAAGAGCCAGCGCAGGTCGTAGCGGCCCAGGCCCGCCGCGATGAGGCCCGCGCCCGTGCCGCCGACGGCGAGCGCGGCATTGAGCAGGCTGTACGCGCGAACCCGCTCGGCGGGCGGCACGGTGTCGGCGATGATCCCCTGGCTCGGCGGCTCGTAGAGCTCGAAGGCCAGGCCGAGCAGGATCGCGAAGCAGGCCACCGCGGTCAGCGAACCGGCGGCGGCGATGCCCAGTTGGGCGAGGGCGCAGCCGGTGAGGCCGACCACGATCGTACGGCGGCGTCCGAGACGGGCCGCCAGATGGCCGCCCGCGAGCCGGGAGGGGATCGTCGCGAGGCCGAAGGCCGCCGAGAGCAGCCCCGCGGTCGTGGTGCTCGCACCGAAGTCGGTGCTGATCAGGACCGTGAGGAAGGGCAGCGAGAAAGCGCCCAGACGGTTGATCGCCCGTGCCGCCACCAGCAGCCATACGGTCCGCGGCATGGCCGTCACCCCTCGCGTAACTGTCGAATCGAGTAATGTCAGTCATGGACCTAACCACTGAAGGAGTGACTGGTCAAGTGATGTTCGACAGTCACGTCGCGGTGCTGCTGGACCAGGCCGTATCGCTCGTGAACACGCTGACCGACGGGCAGGCGCGCGGCCGACCCTA encodes the following:
- a CDS encoding PQQ-binding-like beta-propeller repeat protein; this translates as MAIVAAVVAGLLAIGGGVYLASGDDGKPAKPAASAGDTAEPSASPSVDLGDGTGSGNGGASGGDGYNDGIKPGEARVWVRENETQLTSAGAMQYGPWRLGDIVARAMYKEVTGHAVADGAVKWSVALETPLCGAGHTPTAHGKLVVATLENNTKRAHCKYLQQIDLATGKVGWKVEVPQESAFDTTNEFRFAITGDTVAVGHSAYASGFSAVDGKKIFGTWKTNGCSPYTIGGGSRLVGVALCPSPAGSTKSQQLIEELDPATGKSKWNYKYPLGWTVGRVYSTDPLIVAAHNSDTKAWSITSFAPDGKVRWQVEPKFKVTGACDGFGDGSGDLHACTFSANDAATLYLGTAGSGGAVLGEPETNEVVAIDLATGKEKWRTKASRGRAMRPVAVEGGKAVVYIHPGTAPDNSAAAVATIAATGGAPQVVLQTPAAAAATERAFFLTPRMAWSDGRFFLLNGRVLSPTPQRKDRTLLSFGK
- a CDS encoding MerR family transcriptional regulator, producing MTIGRLAEVTGVPASAIRYWERHGLLPAPERESGQRRYPPEAAERITVLRKCQQAGLTHAEIRELQRDQPRREAMIRAKITEIEQRMVDLDHAHQLLTHAVKCSEEDIVRCPKFREQMAGW
- a CDS encoding class II aldolase/adducin family protein encodes the protein MSDTYVVKERADQLVEAAEKLFAAGVMSHSGHANLSARLDGERLLLTPGFVHGLRPEQLATVGFDGQVLEGELQSVSAEIIAMHSAVYKARPQVGAIIHTHSPSATAFAVAHRPLPCRTEPMLRFGQAEDVPVVPWGPRGSDVSVRGIAAVLERRPTTSAVLLANHGLLVFGPDSAATAHLVVAIEESAEAEIAAAAIGGAVDFPPGAQEAVRAAIAKATA
- a CDS encoding carboxymuconolactone decarboxylase family protein, encoding MSDDTLASRTEAVRDRYRSTLGAVPSGVEERLRLAQEFGRLPTEEAVAALRHIVLTDNPLGARVQQLVHFGQLLALGRAHPARIHARGALHAGAGIADLIGVAETALITAGVPAYALGTEIIAELLPPEEGAEVL
- a CDS encoding YceI family protein; translation: MAASFSTGNAHRDADVRSAKFLDTERHPLITFAAERVDVTCLLV
- a CDS encoding MarR family winged helix-turn-helix transcriptional regulator yields the protein MHADTDTTSHAIFRVARSHRAAAERLLRSSGLHAGQELLMMHLWDNGPQPQSALIELLGLDASTVTRAVQRLEQSGFVRRMRSETDRRAVIVKPTAAGQALRDQVSHAWKELEDLTLTGLTEPERVELARLLARVERNLA
- a CDS encoding SRPBCC family protein, translating into MNQPGDPGQVRLDRQDVWAGLLRKAANAVPFVAGIVECAVVERSENGLVREVVFQGGERVREKVVFEPEWRVAFHRADDRVRWVIHNDIGEDEAGELTLTFRAELDLHDDAEEDRIAASMRTGYPAAMGTTLALTREAVAARSA
- a CDS encoding sigma-70 family RNA polymerase sigma factor — translated: MSDTSPTDLVAEVFESQRDRLRAVAHRMLGSHADAEDVVQEAWLRLSRQDAATIHNLTGWLTTVVSRISLDVLRARQTRPEASYDDGLSDFVVTLDDGPAPEDDVVLADSVGVALLVVLESLRPSERLAFVLHDLFAVPFAEIGQILGKSTDATKMLASRARRKVRATERPTGVGRKQREVVQAFLAAARDGDFEGLLRVLDPEVKLTVDTPAGAVVTLGAARVAAGARLSSTAAVRGCAVVVDGLPGVLSWHEDGTPLTLLAFTVTDSRITEITAVVDPAKLALMDLPDPV
- a CDS encoding carboxymuconolactone decarboxylase family protein — protein: MEARMKSAGNPDLTTAIQHLHKAIHAGGVDPRLLALVHLRASQINGCSPCVFAGVDAAKKAGETEERLHNVVAWRETPFFTDEERAALELTEAATRIQDGAAGVTDEIWDAVADHFTEGQLSAIILEIAMTNFFNRINRTTREQAGKTW
- a CDS encoding TetR-like C-terminal domain-containing protein produces the protein MSAAGRPRDPAIDAAVLAATLEILRTDGYPGFALEAVAARAGTTKAAMRRRWPLRQNLLIDALASILAIPPVPDNNCTRCDLMQSVRLLDEALHERLPRGVLAPLVADCARVPELHQRLMEVLVQPSRQAATAAVEQAVGRGDLRPDVDPHVLVDLLAASVYQRALLGDTTTARPSAADIVDLLLRGAAVDFDRLVRISQTPAHLRKHPASHT
- a CDS encoding VOC family protein is translated as MLRVKDFDHLVLNVQDVERALDFYTGPLGLEPVRVEEWRAGKVPFPSVRVSPTMIIDLFDRPRGESNVDHICLVVDPLDWQQVIDAGTLTVLEGPVSRFGARGSATSVYVQDPEGNTVELRWYPEDAE
- a CDS encoding TIGR01777 family oxidoreductase, translating into MRVVIPGGTGQVGAVLDRALTAAGHEVVILTRRPVREREVYWDGESTGPWTQEIDGSDVVINLAGRSVSCRYTPANLRAMMDSRVRSTRAVGRAIEDAARPPRLWLQMSTATIYAHRYDAAHDEATGVIGGAEPGVPGYWGYSVEIAKAWERAQQQADTPHTRKVALRSAMVMSPDRGGVFDVMSWMVRLGLGGPVAGGAQYVSWIHEYDFVRAVRFLVDRDDISGPVNLAAPAPLPHRAFMRALRAAWRVPVRLPATKGMAELGAFALRSDTELLLKSRRVVPGRLLDAGFTFDHGEWPDAARELAGRRRRRQSPAVDADSRPARSSVR
- a CDS encoding MFS transporter, producing MPRTVWLLVAARAINRLGAFSLPFLTVLISTDFGASTTTAGLLSAAFGLATIPSRLAGGHLAARLGRRRTIVVGLTGCALAQLGIAAAGSLTAVACFAILLGLAFELYEPPSQGIIADTVPPAERVRAYSLLNAALAVGGTGAGLIAAGLGRYDLRWLFVVDALTCLACALALWIALPADHTRRAAADRTPAARHREPGAPAGPWRDRALWAMFTSGTAFALISMQIVMALPLTLDRRGHEAADAGLLFTASAVTVVVAQPALRLRRLTTLAAPAALALGYALLAIGLAGYAFAHTLPAFLIATAVWSLGDVVILGRAISVVADLAPPGATDRYLAAYGISWGIATTAAPVTATQILEHTGVTTLWAATASLALALAAAQLLVVRPLIDRTGPPHRTLDRAGRESASTAGL